The Fibrobacter sp. genome has a segment encoding these proteins:
- the mrdA gene encoding penicillin-binding protein 2: MFNKSDNESVQNRNWNVLVYMTAVFVLFVILLFRLYSLQHTHYDENFQRSENNRLRRVELVAERGFIYDRNGEVLVRNRPSYQIALQALNLPRKKADRDSIFNTLLHIVDKDGKRMFDSLSLDTAFQRTRWIKNRPIRILEDASPEQVSIIEEHSEKLPGVVTLIESRRAYPYGTLASHVLGYTSEISEEQLKLPEYENYSQGDRIGQKGLEQFYDQEFRGTNGVKVVEVNASGREISQVKGVDSKAPIPGLHLVSTIDLKLQKVAEEAIPDTARGALVAIDPRNGEILAMVSSPRLDPNIFSLKKRERNKGWAQVALDSLRPLTNRAISGTYPPASVFKLVTAGAGLEYGVLSEFKHYPKSCTGGFQYGARYQKCWGSHGNLNVVNAIRLSCDVFFYQAGLDIDMTRINEFGRRFGLGEKPLGVDIPGEKAGWLPDSVSFNQRNKRLGWRWARGLILNLSIGQGQIVTPLQQAVLVGSLATNKGVYRPHFMKELRDSEGNVVRKYEPEIVRSGKMKESTHRILMAAMDSVVNHPGGTGKRGRVPDIRVGAKTGSGEWKKGEKTHAWYAAVAPLDNPEIAVAVIMEAAGGGGAVSGPIARKVLMAYFGKEDKK; the protein is encoded by the coding sequence ATGTTTAATAAGTCCGATAACGAGAGTGTTCAGAATCGGAACTGGAACGTGCTGGTCTATATGACCGCCGTATTCGTTCTGTTTGTCATTCTATTGTTTCGGCTTTATTCCTTGCAGCATACACACTATGACGAAAATTTCCAGCGGTCGGAGAACAACCGCCTGCGCCGAGTGGAACTGGTGGCCGAGCGCGGTTTTATTTACGACAGGAACGGCGAGGTTCTGGTGCGCAACAGGCCCTCTTACCAGATAGCCTTGCAGGCGCTGAACCTACCTCGGAAAAAGGCAGACCGGGATTCCATTTTTAATACGTTGCTCCATATTGTGGACAAGGACGGAAAGAGGATGTTCGATTCCCTTTCGCTGGATACGGCATTCCAACGGACTCGCTGGATAAAGAACAGACCTATCCGCATTCTGGAAGATGCTTCGCCGGAGCAGGTCTCCATTATAGAGGAACATTCCGAAAAATTGCCCGGCGTGGTGACCCTTATCGAATCCAGGCGGGCCTATCCTTACGGGACACTTGCTTCCCATGTGCTGGGCTACACCAGCGAAATTTCCGAAGAGCAGCTGAAGTTGCCGGAATACGAAAATTATTCCCAGGGAGACCGTATTGGCCAAAAGGGGCTGGAGCAGTTTTATGACCAGGAGTTCCGCGGAACAAACGGTGTGAAGGTGGTGGAGGTGAACGCCTCCGGTCGTGAAATCAGCCAGGTGAAGGGGGTTGATAGCAAGGCTCCCATACCGGGACTCCATCTGGTATCGACTATCGACCTGAAATTGCAGAAGGTGGCAGAAGAGGCCATTCCGGATACGGCCCGAGGTGCTTTGGTGGCCATAGATCCCCGTAATGGCGAAATTCTTGCCATGGTGAGTTCGCCTAGGCTGGACCCGAATATTTTCTCCTTGAAAAAACGTGAACGCAACAAGGGATGGGCTCAGGTGGCCCTGGATTCCCTGCGGCCATTGACCAACCGCGCCATTTCGGGAACTTACCCGCCGGCGTCTGTGTTTAAGCTGGTAACAGCCGGAGCGGGGCTGGAGTATGGCGTGCTTTCGGAATTCAAGCATTATCCTAAATCTTGTACGGGCGGTTTCCAGTATGGAGCCCGCTACCAGAAGTGCTGGGGAAGCCATGGAAACCTGAATGTGGTGAACGCCATCCGGCTCAGTTGCGACGTGTTCTTTTACCAGGCCGGTCTCGACATTGACATGACCCGCATTAACGAATTCGGCAGGCGTTTCGGCCTAGGAGAAAAACCCCTGGGCGTAGATATTCCTGGCGAAAAGGCGGGATGGCTTCCGGATTCGGTTTCTTTCAACCAGCGGAACAAGCGCTTGGGCTGGCGTTGGGCCAGGGGGCTTATCCTGAACTTGTCCATTGGGCAGGGCCAGATTGTGACGCCCTTGCAGCAGGCGGTGCTTGTTGGGTCTCTTGCCACCAACAAGGGCGTTTACAGGCCGCATTTTATGAAGGAGTTGCGGGATAGCGAAGGAAACGTGGTCCGAAAGTATGAACCCGAAATTGTTCGCTCTGGAAAGATGAAGGAATCTACCCACCGTATTTTGATGGCTGCCATGGATTCTGTGGTGAACCACCCCGGAGGAACAGGTAAGCGCGGCCGCGTGCCCGATATCCGCGTAGGGGCTAAGACCGGTTCTGGCGAATGGAAGAAGGGCGAAAAGACCCACGCCTGGTATGCGGCAGTGGCCCCGCTGGACAATCCGGAAATCGCGGTAGCCGTGATTATGGAAGCTGCAGGTGGCGGTGGCGCCGTTTCGGGCCCTATTGCCCGTAAGGTGCTGATGGCCTACTTTGGGAAGGAGGACAAGAAATGA
- the mreD gene encoding rod shape-determining protein MreD: MNSLKWIKVLLVFIVCFILQTTVAEWIQLFGASPDIVVIMIVSIAIKFGPAAGCFWGFFAGFTQDVYGPAEWLGANTISMTVLGFLVGQLEERFLTLNLPMKLGVLGFGFFVCDMVYFFLTGLEKDVVTNLFFSKTLPECAYTLFVAAIYFHLSIGKKKKVHV, translated from the coding sequence ATGAATAGCTTGAAGTGGATAAAAGTTCTGTTGGTGTTTATCGTCTGCTTTATCTTGCAGACGACGGTTGCTGAATGGATTCAGCTGTTTGGAGCAAGTCCCGATATTGTCGTTATCATGATCGTGTCCATCGCCATCAAGTTCGGGCCTGCGGCAGGGTGCTTCTGGGGATTCTTTGCTGGATTCACCCAGGATGTCTACGGACCTGCGGAATGGCTTGGTGCCAACACCATTTCCATGACGGTGCTTGGATTCTTGGTGGGCCAGCTTGAAGAAAGGTTCTTGACATTGAACCTGCCCATGAAACTGGGAGTGCTCGGTTTTGGATTCTTTGTGTGCGACATGGTTTATTTCTTCTTGACGGGGCTCGAAAAGGATGTGGTTACCAACCTGTTCTTTTCCAAGACCCTTCCGGAGTGTGCCTACACGCTGTTTGTTGCGGCCATCTATTTCCACTTGTCTATCGGGAAAAAGAAAAAGGTCCATGTTTAA